Proteins co-encoded in one uncultured Methanobacterium sp. genomic window:
- a CDS encoding nicotianamine synthase family protein, giving the protein MSCYKYWDKIKEIANSLKGYGDYTVDEMPLDEIIPLLDSVEEIAHDQEIDFDSAKHILDDEKMNEALQLIRKFYVGLGARLETDNAKSILKSDDPWKTLKSFHFYQRYQGLLRNENQLVKFTPEQKVVFIGGGPLPLTLILLNKIFKARCVSVEVLPEVAELSRKVIEKLGLESEIEVVLGDETSLGNIDYTVVMVAALAEPKERVFANVWEVVDTVTPVLYRTYTGMRAILYSPVTEKATRGFHKEVMILPTGKVNNTSVLIRKVV; this is encoded by the coding sequence ATGAGTTGTTATAAATACTGGGATAAAATAAAAGAAATTGCTAATTCCCTTAAAGGGTATGGGGATTATACAGTGGATGAAATGCCCCTGGATGAGATCATACCCCTCCTGGATTCTGTTGAAGAAATTGCCCATGATCAGGAGATTGATTTTGATTCTGCCAAACATATCTTAGATGATGAAAAGATGAACGAGGCACTCCAATTAATCAGAAAGTTCTATGTGGGGTTAGGGGCCAGACTGGAAACTGACAATGCTAAATCAATATTAAAATCAGATGACCCTTGGAAAACACTGAAATCATTCCACTTCTACCAACGATATCAGGGTCTTTTAAGAAACGAAAACCAGCTGGTGAAATTCACCCCCGAACAGAAGGTGGTTTTCATTGGTGGAGGACCACTCCCTCTTACTTTGATCCTCTTGAATAAAATATTCAAAGCCCGGTGCGTGAGTGTGGAGGTATTGCCAGAGGTGGCTGAACTATCACGCAAGGTTATTGAAAAGTTGGGACTGGAATCTGAGATAGAAGTGGTGCTGGGTGATGAAACCAGTTTAGGGAATATTGATTACACTGTGGTAATGGTGGCAGCCCTGGCCGAACCCAAGGAGAGGGTATTTGCCAATGTATGGGAAGTAGTGGATACAGTGACTCCCGTCCTATACCGGACTTACACTGGTATGAGAGCTATTCTCTACTCACCAGTCACTGAGAAAGCCACCCGTGGATTCCACAAAGAAGTGATGATTCTTCCTACTGGTAAGGTTAACAACACCTCGGTTTTAATCCGGAAAGTTGTCTGA
- a CDS encoding ECF transporter S component yields MHLSDGLLPLWQAVIYWIISIVALAWYSYKLSKTEQKEKVMVNTAILAAVTVVVSSISIPSPFGVPIHLFVIPLVVILIGPLSGVLVAFLCFLVQFFFLGMGGITSLGTNVVTMGIVMGFSTYYFYKFTKELDDRLSIFSGTFMGIVMATIAQVVILLIAGVASVEVLMATLIPFYLCVGVIEGIINVFIVLFMFKLKPELASLEKI; encoded by the coding sequence TTGCATTTATCTGATGGCTTGTTACCATTATGGCAAGCTGTAATTTACTGGATTATAAGTATTGTTGCATTGGCATGGTATTCCTACAAACTTTCCAAAACTGAGCAGAAGGAGAAGGTAATGGTTAACACGGCCATACTGGCAGCAGTTACCGTTGTAGTATCATCTATATCCATACCGTCGCCATTTGGGGTGCCTATACATCTGTTTGTAATTCCACTGGTGGTTATTTTGATCGGCCCCCTTAGCGGGGTTTTGGTTGCATTCTTGTGTTTCTTGGTACAATTTTTCTTCCTGGGAATGGGAGGTATCACCTCTTTAGGTACAAATGTGGTGACTATGGGAATTGTAATGGGCTTTTCAACCTACTACTTCTACAAATTCACCAAAGAACTGGATGATAGACTCAGTATATTCTCAGGAACGTTCATGGGAATTGTCATGGCTACCATTGCTCAGGTCGTTATACTGTTAATTGCAGGTGTTGCTTCAGTGGAAGTTTTAATGGCCACTTTAATACCGTTTTATTTATGTGTTGGTGTTATAGAAGGAATTATCAACGTGTTTATAGTTCTCTTCATGTTCAAACTAAAACCGGAATTGGCAAGTTTAGAAAAAATTTAG